Proteins co-encoded in one Candidatus Omnitrophota bacterium genomic window:
- the rimO gene encoding 30S ribosomal protein S12 methylthiotransferase RimO: MLPEKKIGIISLGCARNLVDSELLLGQLDRKGYKIVDIDKADTGIVNTCSFINDAKKQSIDVILDLIQLKKSGKIKKIIVCGCLAQRYKEKLQKELPEVDAFIGSFDLSAQNKRYPLTANHLAYLKICEGCFNSCSFCIIPKIKGRLKSLPLETLIKQAKLFDKQGVRELNIIGQDISSYGRDLYGQSRLSLLVKKILENTRNIDWVRLLYLYPDIKVINDLLEIMRYNRRLLKYIDLPLQHISDRILKLMRRSVSQNNIRQIIGAIRGKIPQAAIRTAFIVGFPQETDRDFKQLLNFVKEVKFERLGVFIYSPEEGTPAFKMKNQVPEKVKQERFDQIMQLQQQISTGVNLRMMGQVVDVLIEEEENGVYIGRSQHDAPEVDGNVFVKFKRKLLAGDLVRVKITDTMEYDLVGEAI, encoded by the coding sequence ATGCTGCCAGAGAAGAAGATCGGCATCATAAGTTTAGGCTGTGCGCGCAACTTAGTAGATTCAGAGCTATTGCTTGGCCAGCTTGACCGTAAGGGCTATAAAATAGTTGATATTGATAAAGCAGACACGGGGATAGTTAATACCTGTTCTTTTATAAATGATGCCAAGAAGCAGTCCATTGACGTAATACTTGATTTGATCCAGCTTAAAAAGTCCGGGAAAATTAAGAAGATTATCGTCTGCGGTTGCTTGGCGCAAAGGTATAAAGAAAAGTTGCAAAAAGAGTTACCCGAGGTTGATGCCTTTATCGGCAGTTTTGATTTGTCCGCCCAAAATAAAAGGTATCCGCTGACAGCTAATCATCTGGCGTATTTAAAGATTTGCGAGGGGTGTTTCAACAGCTGCAGCTTTTGTATCATCCCAAAGATCAAGGGCCGCTTAAAAAGTTTACCCCTTGAAACCTTAATAAAACAGGCAAAGCTCTTTGATAAACAGGGTGTGCGTGAACTTAATATCATTGGGCAGGATATAAGTTCTTACGGGCGCGACCTATACGGGCAAAGCAGGTTATCTTTGCTTGTAAAGAAGATACTAGAAAATACCCGGAATATTGATTGGGTACGTTTGTTATATCTTTATCCGGACATCAAAGTTATTAATGATCTGCTTGAGATTATGCGTTATAACAGGCGGCTTCTTAAGTATATAGATCTGCCGTTGCAGCATATTTCAGATCGCATCCTGAAGTTGATGCGCAGGAGTGTTTCACAAAATAATATTCGCCAGATAATTGGCGCAATAAGGGGAAAAATCCCGCAGGCAGCTATCAGGACAGCTTTTATCGTGGGTTTTCCTCAAGAGACGGATAGAGATTTTAAACAGCTTTTGAATTTTGTTAAAGAAGTTAAATTTGAAAGGCTGGGGGTTTTTATTTATTCTCCGGAAGAAGGCACCCCGGCATTTAAAATGAAGAATCAGGTCCCTGAGAAAGTTAAACAGGAGCGTTTTGATCAGATTATGCAACTACAGCAGCAGATATCCACTGGTGTTAATCTGCGCATGATGGGGCAGGTTGTTGATGTGCTTATTGAAGAAGAAGAAAATGGCGTTTATATCGGCAGAAGCCAGCATGATGCTCCGGAAGTTGACGGAAACGTTTTTGTAAAGTTCAAGAGAAAACTCTTGGCGGGCGATTTAGTAAGAGTTAAGATTACAGATACCATGGAATACGACTTGGTAGGAGAGGCAATCTGA
- a CDS encoding DNA translocase FtsK — translation MKERRFNEIKGVILIAIGLIILASLVSFTVFDLAFYTSHPNIPAKNLISTFGAYLAGACLFLFGWASYFIPLLVLFLGIKLFKHEKLDLRLIRILGIVLFLISISSIIGLASDKDQIVSFSHGGALGFISARFVNAYFGKLGGYIIFITLALLSFALVTEMLISVVVRFFSEKFKNILFGNFNALAKNKVKVKFDVNRASANSEKQAKEDKKLKFQLKTAGQPVVIKENNLTSSLAAKPNIQIKSKPQESQIKVRQEEVKIGGYVLPGLDLLESPPPPEERQLKEDLQENARILEDTLNDFGIQVKVTDIERGPVITRYELEPAPGMKLNRIVALNDDISLAMKAPSVRIVAPIPGKARVGIEVPNSQGSIVYLKEVFVHEQFQHAKYKLPVVFGKDISGHPVIADLSDMPHLLIAGTTGSGKTVCVNSLILSLLYKLAPHELKLVMVDPKMVELAAYNGLPHLMCPVVTDAKKASAALGWIVGEMEDRYQLLAKEGTRNIESYNQKKDPAPGMPYIVVIIDELADLMMVSRDQIESAITRLAQLSRAVGIHLVLATQRPSVDVVTGVIKANFPARVSFKVASKVDSRTVLDMNGADKLLGKGDMLFLKPGEEKLTRAQGSLVKDKEIEKVIGFISAQAKPVYNEAILKEQQRSNMMGDQRDELFDDAVRIVMETNQASASIIQRRLRLGYTRAARILDMMEAEGIVGPFEGSKARQILINREEWIKQSVMNNSSGVKETEAENG, via the coding sequence GTGAAAGAAAGAAGATTCAATGAAATAAAAGGCGTAATCCTTATAGCCATAGGGCTTATAATCTTAGCAAGCCTTGTTTCTTTTACTGTCTTTGACCTTGCCTTTTATACTTCGCATCCGAATATCCCTGCTAAAAACCTGATCAGCACATTTGGGGCCTACCTTGCTGGAGCATGCCTATTTCTTTTTGGCTGGGCCAGCTATTTTATCCCGCTTTTGGTTCTATTTTTAGGCATTAAGCTTTTTAAGCATGAAAAACTTGATTTACGCTTGATCCGTATATTAGGCATAGTATTATTTCTTATTTCAATAAGCTCTATCATCGGATTAGCAAGCGATAAAGATCAAATAGTAAGTTTTTCCCACGGCGGGGCATTAGGGTTTATATCAGCGCGTTTTGTAAACGCCTATTTCGGAAAGCTGGGCGGGTATATTATATTTATTACCTTGGCGCTTTTATCTTTTGCTCTTGTTACCGAAATGCTTATTTCTGTTGTTGTGCGTTTCTTCTCGGAGAAATTCAAGAATATCCTGTTCGGAAATTTCAATGCTCTTGCTAAAAATAAAGTAAAGGTCAAATTTGACGTTAATCGCGCATCTGCAAACTCTGAAAAACAGGCCAAAGAAGATAAAAAGCTTAAATTCCAGCTTAAGACAGCCGGCCAGCCAGTAGTTATCAAAGAAAATAACCTTACCTCTTCATTGGCGGCTAAACCGAATATCCAGATAAAAAGTAAGCCGCAAGAATCTCAAATAAAAGTGCGCCAGGAGGAAGTAAAAATCGGCGGCTATGTTTTGCCTGGGCTTGATCTTTTGGAATCTCCGCCTCCTCCTGAAGAGAGGCAGTTAAAAGAGGACCTTCAGGAAAACGCGCGCATACTTGAGGATACCTTGAATGATTTTGGGATCCAGGTTAAGGTTACAGATATTGAACGCGGCCCGGTGATCACCCGTTATGAGTTAGAGCCTGCTCCGGGGATGAAATTAAACCGTATTGTCGCTTTGAATGACGATATTTCTTTGGCAATGAAGGCCCCGTCAGTGCGCATTGTCGCTCCTATACCGGGAAAGGCCAGGGTCGGCATTGAGGTGCCAAATTCCCAAGGCAGTATTGTTTATTTAAAAGAGGTCTTTGTTCACGAACAGTTCCAGCACGCAAAATACAAACTGCCCGTTGTTTTTGGCAAGGATATTTCCGGCCATCCGGTTATCGCGGATTTGTCGGACATGCCGCATCTTTTGATTGCCGGAACAACCGGAAGCGGAAAAACTGTTTGCGTGAATTCGCTTATTTTGTCGCTTTTATATAAGTTAGCTCCGCATGAATTAAAGCTGGTGATGGTTGATCCTAAGATGGTGGAATTAGCTGCATATAATGGCCTGCCGCACTTGATGTGCCCGGTGGTTACAGACGCCAAAAAGGCCTCCGCAGCTTTGGGATGGATTGTCGGGGAAATGGAAGACCGCTATCAGCTTCTAGCCAAAGAAGGTACCCGCAATATTGAATCCTATAATCAGAAAAAAGACCCTGCTCCCGGCATGCCTTATATTGTGGTGATTATTGACGAGTTGGCAGATCTGATGATGGTTTCGCGCGATCAGATTGAAAGCGCGATTACCCGTTTGGCGCAATTATCCCGCGCGGTGGGGATCCATCTTGTTTTAGCCACACAGCGGCCTTCGGTTGATGTTGTGACAGGGGTTATTAAAGCTAACTTTCCTGCGCGCGTCTCATTTAAGGTTGCCTCTAAGGTTGATTCCCGCACGGTTTTGGATATGAACGGAGCGGATAAGCTTTTAGGAAAAGGGGATATGCTTTTCTTAAAGCCCGGGGAAGAAAAGTTAACCCGCGCTCAAGGCTCATTAGTCAAGGATAAAGAAATAGAAAAAGTAATTGGTTTTATAAGCGCTCAAGCCAAGCCGGTTTATAATGAAGCGATATTGAAGGAACAGCAGCGTTCAAATATGATGGGCGATCAAAGGGATGAGCTTTTTGACGATGCGGTAAGAATAGTTATGGAGACAAACCAGGCATCAGCATCGATCATTCAGCGCCGTTTGCGCCTGGGATATACCAGGGCTGCGCGCATTCTGGATATGATGGAAGCCGAAGGCATAGTCGGGCCGTTTGAGGGCAGTAAAGCCCGGCAGATCCTTATCAACCGTGAAGAGTGGATCAAGCAGTCGGTAATGAATAATTCCAGCGGTGTCAAAGAAACAGAGGCAGAAAATGGATAA
- a CDS encoding DUF4115 domain-containing protein translates to MDNQGIGNRLKEIRLSKGLTLEDVHKKTKIHLNILRSIEEDNFVSVDPIYLKGFLKIYAQSLGQDYKEFVPESKIVAGKMHVQEEHQQNIKAHIPQKKSSFNLLKSPVIVFVRRNARNFVFILVIVLVVFIAARLIKKASYFLRSKAVSHSRQFAPKQRNSPASVRSAPAPIVIDDLIRLSIRARENCYIKLRSDGKVMFQSILKKGRFETWVAKEKIEFSLSDASCVDIEINGKMISSLGRKNQAVNNILVTKQGLQIK, encoded by the coding sequence ATGGATAATCAGGGCATAGGAAACAGGCTAAAAGAAATAAGGCTTTCTAAGGGGTTAACCTTAGAAGATGTCCATAAAAAAACTAAAATCCACCTTAATATTCTGCGTTCGATTGAAGAAGATAATTTTGTAAGCGTTGACCCCATTTACCTAAAAGGTTTCTTAAAGATATACGCCCAATCTTTAGGCCAGGACTATAAGGAATTTGTTCCGGAATCCAAGATCGTTGCGGGCAAAATGCATGTCCAAGAAGAGCATCAACAGAATATTAAGGCGCATATTCCGCAGAAGAAAAGTTCTTTTAATCTGTTAAAATCTCCGGTTATTGTTTTTGTTAGGCGTAACGCCAGAAACTTTGTGTTTATTCTTGTTATTGTGTTGGTTGTTTTTATAGCCGCGCGCTTGATTAAAAAGGCTTCCTATTTTTTGCGCTCTAAAGCAGTATCTCATAGCCGGCAGTTTGCCCCGAAGCAGAGGAATTCTCCCGCTTCTGTCAGGTCTGCGCCAGCCCCGATTGTGATAGATGATCTTATCCGTTTAAGTATTCGCGCCCGGGAAAATTGTTATATTAAATTAAGAAGCGACGGTAAAGTTATGTTTCAGAGTATTCTTAAGAAAGGAAGATTTGAAACTTGGGTTGCCAAAGAAAAAATTGAATTTTCCTTAAGTGACGCCTCTTGCGTGGATATAGAGATAAATGGCAAGATGATTTCTTCTCTGGGCAGAAAAAATCAGGCGGTAAATAATATTCTTGTTACAAAGCAGGGCCTGCAAATAAAATAG